From the genome of Spinacia oleracea cultivar Varoflay chromosome 2, BTI_SOV_V1, whole genome shotgun sequence, one region includes:
- the LOC110798502 gene encoding auxin-binding protein ABP19a, with protein sequence MNNLAYFFVFCLLASISHAIELDFCVGDPSLLRGPKGYACKDPASVTTDDFVYTGFRGERTISNVFGNNVTLAFSDAFPALNGLGISMARLDFGVGGVIPLHSHRTSEVLILAKGSIIAGFIDANNTAFYKRLQVGDVMVFPQAMLHFQINVGRTPATAFVSLNGANPALQLTTPSLFAGNLPADIAGQITLLSHEEVMRMKRMFGTA encoded by the coding sequence ATGAACAATCTTGCATATTTCTTTGTATTTTGCCTCCTAGCCTCTATTTCTCATGCCATAGAACTCGACTTTTGTGTTGGGGATCCTAGTCTTCTTAGGGGCCCTAAAGGATATGCTTGCAAAGATCCTGCTAGTGTCACAACTGATGATTTTGTTTACACTGGTTTCCGTGGTGAAAGAACCATTTCGAATGTTTTCGGAAATAATGTTACTCTAGCATTTTCAGATGCGTTCCCCGCCTTAAATGGTTTAGGCATCTCGATGGCAAGGCTAGACTTTGGCGTTGGTGGAGTAATCCCACTACACTCCCATCGTACATCAGAAGTTCTTATTTTGGCCAAAGGCTCCATCATTGCTGGATTTATTGATGCAAACAATACTGCATTCTATAAAAGATTACAAGTTGGTGATGTGATGGTCTTTCCACAAGCAATGCTTCACTTCCAAATTAATGTTGGTAGAACTCCGGCTACTGCGTTTGTTAGTTTGAATGGTGCGAATCCAGCATTGCAACTCACTACTCCCTCGTTGTTTGCTGGTAATTTACCTGCTGATATAGCTGGGCAAATCACACTCCTGAGTCATGAGGAAGTTATGCGGATGAAAAGAATGTTTGGTACAGCATAA